A genomic segment from Streptomyces sp. NBC_00459 encodes:
- a CDS encoding arsenate reductase ArsC has protein sequence MSSSSPLPSVLFVCVHNAGRSQMAAGFLGHLAGDRIEVRSAGSVPGDQVNPSAVEAMKEVGVDIADARPKILTTEAVQASDYVITMGCGDACPVFPGKKYLDWALEDPAGKGVEAVRPIRDEIRGRIEALIAEIDGCREA, from the coding sequence ATGTCCTCCAGCTCGCCGCTCCCCTCCGTGCTGTTCGTCTGCGTCCACAACGCCGGTCGCTCCCAGATGGCCGCCGGTTTCCTCGGCCACCTCGCGGGCGACCGGATCGAGGTCCGCTCCGCCGGGTCGGTCCCCGGAGACCAGGTCAACCCGTCCGCGGTCGAGGCCATGAAGGAGGTCGGCGTCGACATCGCCGACGCCCGGCCGAAGATCCTCACCACCGAGGCCGTCCAGGCGTCCGACTACGTCATCACCATGGGCTGCGGCGACGCCTGCCCGGTCTTCCCCGGCAAGAAGTACCTCGACTGGGCCCTGGAGGACCCGGCAGGCAAGGGCGTCGAGGCGGTCCGTCCCATCCGCGACGAGATCAGGGGCCGTATCGAGGCACTGATCGCGGAGATCGACGGCTGTCGGGAGGCCTGA
- the arsB gene encoding ACR3 family arsenite efflux transporter: MTRTEASETAPATAEEPSVVAKLSTLDRFLAVWILVAMALGLGLGRAVPGLDDALAEVEIGGISLPIAVGLLIMMYPVLAKVRYDKLDAVTGDRRLMVSSLVVNWIVGPAVMFALAWIFLPDLPEYRTGLIIVGLARCIAMVIIWNDLACGDREAAAVLVALNSVFQVLTFGLLGWFYLDLLPDWLGLGDGEHLDISMGKIALNVVIFLGVPLLAGFLTRRIGEKKLGREKYESDFLPTIGPWALYGLLFTIVILFALQGRTITSQPLDVARIALPLLVYFAVMWFGTFALGKVIGLAYDRTATLAFTAAGNNFELAIAVAIATFGVTSGQALSGVVGPLIEVPVLVALVYVSLAWRRRFASPGD; this comes from the coding sequence GTGACCCGCACCGAAGCGTCCGAGACGGCGCCCGCGACCGCCGAGGAGCCCTCGGTCGTAGCCAAGCTGTCGACGCTCGACCGCTTCCTGGCGGTATGGATCCTCGTCGCGATGGCCCTCGGGCTCGGCCTCGGCCGTGCCGTCCCCGGCTTGGACGACGCGCTGGCCGAGGTCGAGATCGGCGGCATCTCGCTGCCGATCGCCGTCGGCCTGCTGATCATGATGTATCCGGTTCTGGCCAAGGTGCGTTACGACAAGCTCGACGCCGTCACCGGCGACCGCAGGCTGATGGTCTCGTCGCTGGTCGTCAACTGGATCGTCGGGCCGGCCGTGATGTTCGCGCTGGCCTGGATCTTCCTGCCGGACCTGCCCGAGTACCGCACGGGTCTGATCATCGTCGGGCTCGCCCGTTGCATCGCCATGGTCATCATCTGGAACGACCTGGCCTGCGGCGACCGCGAGGCGGCGGCCGTGCTCGTGGCCCTCAACTCGGTCTTCCAGGTCCTGACGTTCGGCCTGCTCGGCTGGTTCTACCTCGACCTGCTGCCCGACTGGCTGGGGCTCGGCGACGGCGAACACCTCGACATCTCCATGGGGAAGATCGCCCTCAACGTCGTCATCTTCCTCGGCGTCCCGCTGCTGGCCGGGTTCCTCACCCGCCGTATCGGCGAGAAGAAGCTCGGCCGCGAGAAGTACGAGTCCGACTTCCTTCCCACGATCGGCCCGTGGGCCCTGTACGGCCTGCTCTTCACGATCGTCATCCTCTTCGCGCTCCAGGGGAGGACGATCACCTCACAGCCACTGGACGTCGCCCGTATCGCGCTGCCGCTGCTGGTGTACTTCGCGGTGATGTGGTTCGGCACCTTCGCCCTGGGCAAGGTCATCGGCCTGGCCTACGACCGCACGGCGACCCTCGCCTTCACCGCGGCCGGCAACAACTTCGAGCTGGCCATCGCGGTCGCCATCGCCACCTTCGGCGTCACCTCCGGCCAGGCACTGTCCGGTGTCGTCGGCCCGCTCATCGAAGTCCCGGTCCTGGTCGCGCTGGTGTACGTCTCCCTGGCCTGGCGGCGGAGGTTCGCTTCCCCGGGCGACTGA
- a CDS encoding NAD(P)-binding domain-containing protein translates to MATPSNNVPATDQLPVVVIGAGPVGLAAAARLVERGIEPLVLETGPVAGSAVREWSHVRLFSTWGEVVDPAAEKLLAPTGWVRPDAGAYPTGGDWAERYLQPLADALGDRVRYGTTVTGVARAGRDRIVDSGREVQPFSVHVRSGDGGESLITARAVVDASGTWSTPGPMGADGLPALGERTAAERVSYRVPDLDDPAVRARYAGRRTAVVGSGASAFTALALLADLAKEEGGTHTVWILRRGIGANTYGGAEADQLPARGALGLRARAAVEAGRADAVTGFRTQAVERDGDRLVLVAEDGRRLDPVDEVIVLTGLRPDLSFLSELRLGLDDRLQAPTALAPLIDPNVHSCGTVYPHGVAELSHPEQGVYLVGMKSYGRAPTFLAMTGYEQVRSVAAAIAGDQEAAERVELTLPETGVCGGAGLFDEPENTEQDGGGCCAAPSTLQIGVGAPVAASGGC, encoded by the coding sequence GTGGCCACGCCCAGCAACAACGTGCCCGCCACCGACCAGCTGCCCGTCGTGGTCATCGGCGCGGGCCCCGTCGGGCTGGCTGCCGCCGCCCGTCTCGTCGAGCGCGGCATCGAACCCCTGGTCCTGGAGACCGGCCCGGTCGCGGGCAGCGCCGTACGCGAGTGGTCCCATGTCCGGCTGTTCTCGACCTGGGGCGAGGTCGTCGACCCGGCCGCCGAGAAGCTGCTCGCCCCGACCGGCTGGGTCCGCCCCGACGCCGGCGCCTACCCGACCGGCGGCGACTGGGCCGAGCGCTACCTCCAGCCCCTCGCCGACGCCCTCGGCGACAGGGTCCGCTACGGCACCACGGTGACCGGCGTCGCCCGCGCCGGACGCGACCGGATCGTCGACTCGGGGCGCGAGGTGCAGCCGTTCTCCGTGCACGTCCGGTCCGGCGACGGAGGCGAGTCGCTGATCACCGCCCGCGCGGTCGTCGACGCGTCCGGCACCTGGTCCACTCCCGGCCCGATGGGGGCCGACGGTCTGCCGGCCCTTGGTGAGAGGACGGCCGCCGAGCGCGTCTCCTACCGTGTCCCCGACCTCGACGACCCTGCCGTACGCGCCCGTTACGCGGGCAGGCGCACCGCCGTCGTCGGCTCCGGCGCCTCCGCCTTCACCGCGCTCGCGCTCCTCGCCGACCTGGCGAAGGAGGAGGGCGGCACGCACACGGTGTGGATCCTGCGGCGCGGCATCGGGGCGAACACCTACGGCGGCGCGGAGGCCGATCAGCTTCCCGCCCGGGGCGCGCTGGGTCTGCGTGCCCGGGCCGCCGTCGAGGCCGGCCGTGCCGACGCGGTCACGGGATTCCGTACACAGGCTGTGGAGAGAGACGGCGACCGGCTCGTCCTCGTCGCGGAGGACGGGCGCCGTCTCGACCCGGTCGACGAGGTCATCGTCCTCACCGGCCTGCGCCCCGATCTGTCCTTCCTCTCCGAGCTCCGTCTCGGCCTCGACGACCGTCTCCAGGCGCCGACCGCCCTGGCCCCGCTCATCGACCCCAACGTCCACTCCTGCGGCACGGTCTACCCGCACGGCGTGGCCGAGCTCTCGCATCCCGAGCAGGGCGTCTACCTGGTCGGTATGAAGTCCTACGGCCGCGCCCCGACGTTCCTCGCCATGACCGGCTACGAGCAGGTGCGCTCCGTCGCCGCCGCGATCGCGGGCGACCAGGAGGCCGCCGAGCGCGTCGAACTCACCCTCCCGGAGACGGGTGTGTGCGGCGGCGCGGGTCTCTTCGACGAGCCGGAGAACACCGAGCAGGACGGAGGCGGCTGCTGCGCCGCCCCCAGCACTCTCCAGATCGGCGTCGGCGCCCCGGTCGCCGCCTCCGGCGGCTGCTGA
- a CDS encoding ArsR/SmtB family transcription factor produces the protein MSNTKLLPLLEPAPGEAVAPCCPPLTERPFTAEEAETAARMFKALGDPVRLRLFSAVASHEGGEACVCDISDVGVSQPTVSHHLKKLKEAGLLTSERRGTWVYYRVEPSVLAAMGKLLATTATGA, from the coding sequence ATGTCGAATACGAAGCTGTTGCCGCTGCTGGAGCCCGCCCCCGGCGAGGCCGTGGCGCCGTGCTGCCCGCCGCTCACCGAGCGGCCGTTCACCGCGGAGGAGGCCGAGACGGCCGCGCGGATGTTCAAGGCGCTCGGCGACCCGGTGCGACTGCGACTGTTCTCCGCCGTGGCCTCGCACGAGGGCGGCGAGGCGTGTGTCTGCGACATCTCCGACGTCGGGGTCTCCCAGCCGACCGTCTCCCACCACCTGAAGAAGCTCAAGGAGGCCGGTCTGCTCACCTCCGAGCGACGCGGTACGTGGGTGTACTACCGGGTCGAGCCGTCGGTGCTGGCCGCGATGGGCAAGCTGCTGGCGACCACCGCGACCGGAGCCTGA
- a CDS encoding ArsR/SmtB family transcription factor codes for MMTPVDTDLIRVLADPLRLRIVTLLAQETLCTTHLMEETGARQTNLSNHLRVLREAGLVETEPCGRYTYYKLRADVVAQLAGRFADLAESARAAAGNKRACP; via the coding sequence ATGATGACGCCGGTCGACACTGATCTGATCCGGGTGCTGGCCGACCCGCTCAGGCTCCGGATCGTGACCCTGCTCGCCCAGGAAACGCTGTGCACCACCCACCTGATGGAGGAGACGGGTGCCCGCCAGACCAACCTCTCCAACCATCTGAGGGTGCTGCGCGAGGCCGGTCTCGTCGAGACGGAACCGTGCGGGCGGTACACGTACTACAAGCTGCGCGCCGATGTCGTCGCCCAACTCGCGGGCCGGTTCGCCGACCTGGCCGAGTCCGCACGCGCCGCCGCCGGGAACAAGAGGGCGTGCCCGTGA